The Mesomycoplasma flocculare ATCC 27399 genome includes a window with the following:
- a CDS encoding GIY-YIG nuclease family protein has product MKNFQELVKKLTFPKQVGVYRFYDAKKTLLYVGKANNLESRIKQYSKGAKNSYKTELLIKKTKEIKYDIVSNETEALILEKKIISESQPIYNIKLKDDQNYPYIKLELKKKLSISLVYKILLKNKEKNTFFFGPFLNKSGAFALKKLLENIALYEKGELIELSEPEILAKKFLLCKKILQGQKFIAFCEEKLENAKKNFQFELAKEYHKSILALKKLKIEHQNININNSKNLDFLYYSKVDANNLIISFSFYRNGAFFATKNFILEIILDDLEILVNFLNKYYNNNIYPDELIVTDFRLKNSKFLNTNIKIKVKVAKSRKHMQILKTLKTNHEDFIKHNFNQELQKKMKNEKILQSIKENLGIKSTEKIMAIDNSNLDANYATTGIIFYINGNYERNYNRFFNYFGSKKGDVNYMKQGFEKYIRNKKFIKPDLILVDGGVQQVNSILDILKKNNLEIPIYGMVKNVRHKTQKIIDENGKKVLISQEILNFFTEIQENVDLFVKTQMKKKQRKNLLPR; this is encoded by the coding sequence ATGAAAAACTTCCAAGAATTAGTTAAAAAACTAACCTTTCCAAAACAAGTGGGAGTCTATCGTTTTTATGATGCAAAGAAAACACTTTTGTATGTTGGAAAAGCAAATAATTTAGAATCTCGAATAAAGCAGTATTCTAAAGGCGCCAAAAATTCTTATAAAACCGAACTTTTAATCAAAAAAACAAAAGAAATTAAATACGATATTGTAAGTAACGAAACTGAAGCATTAATTTTGGAAAAAAAAATTATTAGTGAATCACAACCAATTTACAACATTAAACTTAAAGATGATCAAAACTACCCTTATATAAAATTAGAATTGAAAAAAAAGCTCAGTATTTCGCTAGTTTATAAGATTTTGTTAAAAAACAAAGAAAAAAACACCTTCTTTTTCGGGCCGTTTCTTAACAAAAGTGGCGCTTTTGCCCTGAAAAAATTACTTGAAAATATTGCCTTATATGAAAAAGGCGAACTAATTGAACTATCAGAACCAGAAATTTTAGCTAAAAAGTTCCTTTTATGCAAAAAAATACTTCAAGGACAGAAATTTATTGCGTTTTGTGAAGAAAAATTGGAAAATGCAAAGAAAAATTTCCAATTTGAGCTTGCAAAAGAGTATCACAAATCAATTTTAGCCTTAAAAAAACTAAAAATTGAACATCAAAATATCAATATTAATAATTCTAAAAATCTTGATTTTCTTTATTATAGTAAAGTTGACGCGAATAATTTAATAATTAGCTTTAGTTTTTACAGAAATGGAGCTTTTTTCGCCACTAAAAACTTTATTCTTGAAATTATTCTAGATGATCTTGAAATTTTAGTTAACTTCTTGAATAAATATTATAATAATAACATTTACCCAGATGAATTAATAGTTACTGATTTCAGGCTTAAAAATTCCAAATTTTTAAATACTAATATTAAAATTAAAGTTAAAGTTGCTAAAAGCAGAAAACACATGCAAATTTTGAAAACATTAAAAACAAATCATGAGGATTTTATCAAGCATAATTTTAATCAAGAACTTCAAAAAAAGATGAAAAATGAAAAGATTTTACAATCAATTAAAGAAAATCTAGGAATCAAAAGTACTGAAAAAATTATGGCCATTGATAATTCAAATTTAGACGCAAATTACGCAACAACTGGCATCATTTTCTACATAAATGGGAATTATGAACGAAATTATAACCGTTTTTTCAATTATTTTGGCTCAAAAAAAGGTGATGTTAATTATATGAAACAGGGTTTTGAAAAATACATCAGAAACAAAAAGTTCATTAAACCAGATTTAATTCTAGTGGATGGTGGAGTTCAGCAAGTTAATTCAATTTTAGATATTCTAAAAAAAAATAACCTTGAAATTCCAATTTATGGTATGGTAAAAAATGTGCGACATAAAACTCAAAAAATTATTGATGAAAACGGTAAAAAAGTTTTAATTTCACAAGAAATTCTTAACTTTTTTACTGAAATTCAAGAAAATGTTGACTTATTTGTTAAAACGCAAATGAAGAAAAAACAAAGAAAAAATTTGCTCCCTAGATAA
- the dnaK gene encoding molecular chaperone DnaK: MAKEIILGIDLGTTNSVVAIIENQKPVVLENPNGKRTTPSVVAFKNNEEIVGDAAKRQLETNPEAIASIKRLMGTDKTVRANERDYKPEEISAKILAYLKEYAEKKIGHKVTKAVITVPAYFDNAQREATKNAGKIAGLQVERIINEPTAAALAFGLDKTEKEMKVLVYDLGGGTFDVSVLELSGGTFEVLSTSGDNHLGGDDWDNEIVNWLAKKIKEEYGFDAKSDKMALTRLKEEAEKTKINLSNQSVSTVSLPFLGMGKTGPINVELELKRSEFEKMTAHLIDRTRKPIVDALKQAKIEASDLDEVLLVGGSTRMPAVQTMIEHTLNKKPNRSINPDEVVAIGAAIQGGVLAGEISDVLLLDVTPLTLGIETLGGISTPLIPRNTTIPVTKSQIFSTAEDNQTEVTISVVQGERQLAADNKMLGRFNLSGIEPAPRGLPQIEVSFSIDVNGITTVSAKDKKTGKEQTITIKNTSTLSEEEINKIIQEAEENREADAFKKDKIETTVRAEGLINQLEKSIKDQGESIDPKQKELLEKQIQELKDLLKEEKIDELKVKLDQIETAAQSFAQAAAQQANTAKTEPKADDPNTIDAEIKEN, encoded by the coding sequence ATGGCAAAAGAAATCATTTTAGGAATCGATTTAGGAACAACAAATTCTGTTGTTGCGATTATTGAGAATCAAAAACCAGTGGTTCTTGAAAATCCAAACGGAAAAAGAACAACACCTTCAGTTGTTGCTTTTAAAAATAATGAAGAAATTGTCGGAGATGCAGCAAAGCGTCAATTAGAAACTAATCCGGAGGCAATTGCTTCAATTAAAAGATTGATGGGGACCGATAAAACTGTTCGGGCAAACGAAAGAGATTATAAACCTGAAGAAATTTCAGCAAAAATTCTTGCCTATTTAAAAGAATATGCTGAGAAAAAAATTGGACACAAAGTTACAAAAGCGGTTATTACAGTTCCAGCTTATTTTGATAATGCTCAACGTGAGGCGACTAAAAATGCTGGAAAAATTGCTGGTTTGCAAGTAGAAAGAATCATTAATGAGCCAACAGCAGCTGCGCTTGCTTTTGGACTTGATAAAACTGAAAAGGAAATGAAAGTTCTTGTCTATGACTTAGGTGGTGGAACTTTTGATGTCTCAGTTTTAGAATTATCTGGCGGAACTTTTGAGGTTTTATCAACAAGTGGGGATAATCACTTAGGTGGCGATGATTGGGATAATGAAATTGTAAACTGACTTGCAAAAAAAATCAAAGAAGAATATGGTTTTGATGCAAAAAGTGACAAAATGGCACTTACAAGGCTTAAAGAAGAAGCAGAGAAAACTAAAATCAATCTTTCAAATCAAAGTGTTTCTACAGTTTCTCTACCATTTTTAGGAATGGGGAAAACTGGGCCAATTAATGTGGAACTTGAACTTAAAAGATCAGAATTTGAAAAAATGACAGCTCATTTAATTGATCGAACTCGCAAACCAATTGTTGATGCTTTAAAACAGGCAAAAATTGAAGCATCTGATTTAGATGAAGTTCTGCTTGTGGGTGGTTCAACTAGAATGCCTGCTGTTCAGACAATGATTGAACATACTTTAAATAAAAAGCCAAATCGTTCAATTAATCCAGATGAAGTTGTTGCAATTGGTGCTGCGATTCAAGGCGGGGTTTTGGCCGGGGAAATTAGCGATGTTTTACTTTTAGATGTAACACCTTTAACTCTTGGAATTGAAACTCTAGGTGGAATTTCAACACCTTTAATCCCAAGAAATACAACAATTCCGGTGACAAAATCACAAATTTTTTCAACCGCTGAAGATAACCAAACCGAAGTTACAATCTCTGTTGTCCAAGGTGAGCGCCAGCTTGCAGCTGATAATAAAATGTTAGGTCGTTTTAATTTATCAGGAATTGAGCCAGCTCCTCGTGGTCTTCCACAAATTGAGGTTAGTTTTTCAATTGATGTTAACGGAATTACAACTGTTTCGGCAAAAGATAAAAAAACAGGCAAAGAGCAAACAATTACTATCAAAAATACTTCAACTTTATCAGAAGAAGAAATTAATAAAATTATTCAAGAAGCCGAAGAAAACCGTGAAGCTGACGCATTTAAAAAAGATAAAATTGAAACAACAGTCCGCGCTGAAGGGCTTATTAACCAACTTGAAAAATCCATAAAAGATCAAGGTGAGAGTATCGATCCAAAACAAAAAGAGTTATTAGAAAAACAAATCCAAGAATTAAAAGATCTGCTAAAAGAAGAAAAAATTGATGAATTAAAGGTGAAATTAGACCAAATCGAAACTGCAGCGCAATCATTTGCGCAAGCAGCTGCACAACAAGCAAACACAGCTAAAACCGAACCAAAAGCGGATGACCCAAACACAATTGATGCTGAAATCAAAGAAAATTAA